The genomic region CATGGCCTACGGGGACATCGAGGTCCTGCGCAACGTCAGCCTCACGGTCGCCCCGGGCACCACCACCTGCATCATCGGACCCTCAGGTTCGGGCAAGTCCACCCTGCTGCGCGGCGTCAACCGGCTGCATGAACCCAAAAGCGGTGACGTGCTGCTCGCCCGCGAAAGCGCACTGCAGGTCAAACCCGACATCCTGCGCGCCCGGATCGGCATGGTCTTCCAGCACTTCAACCTCTTCCCGGACCACACCGCACTGGAAAACGTGGCCCTGGCACTCTGGAGCGTCAAGGGCATGTCCAAGGCAGAGGCCAGGGAACGCGCCCGCCGCGGCCTTGCCGAGGTGGGCCTCGCGGAGCGGGCCGACCACCGGCCCCGCGACCTCTCCGGCGGCCAGCAGCAGCGCGTCGCCATCGCCCGAGCCCTCGCCATGGAACCGGAGGTGATGCTGTTCGACGAGGCGACCAGCGCCTTGGACCCCGAGCTGGTAAAGGGCGTCCTGAACCTCATGGCCGGGCTCGGCAAACGCGGCATGACCATGCTCGTCGTCACCCACGAAATGGGCTTCGCCCGCAAAGTCGCCGACCAGGTCGTCTTCATGGACGAAGGTGAAGTCGTTGAAGCCGGAACACCGTCCCAACTCTTCGACAACCCCCGCAGCGAACGCCTCCAGCGATTCCTCTCCGAGGTGCTCTGATGGGGAACAGAACAGCGGCACCCATCCGGACCGCCGTCGTCGGCTTTGGAATCTCCGGCAAGGTCTTCCATACGCCGCTGGTCGCGGCGGATCCGAACTACTCACTGGACGTGATCGTGACGGCGGACCCGGCGCGGGCCGCCGAGGCGGCCAGGCTCTACCCGCAGGCGCGCATCATTCCCACGCCGGAGGCGATGTTCGCCCAGGCCGGGAACCTAGATCTGGTCATCCTGGGCACCCCGCCGCACACGCACTTCGACCTGGCGGCGGGGGCCATTGCGCACGGCCTCCACGTGGTGGTGGATAAGCCCTTCGTGCCCACCTCCGCCCAGGGGGAGGACCTGATCGCCCTGGCGTCCGACGGCGGCGTGCGGCTCACGGTGTTCCAGAACCGCCGGTGGGACGCCGATTTCCTGACGCTGCAGAGGCTGCTCCAGGAGTCCGCACTGGGCGAGGTGCGCACCTTCGAATCACGGTTCGAATGGTGGCGGCCGGAGGGCTTCGGGAACTGGCGCGACAGCGTCTCCCTCGCCCAGGGTGGCGGCATCCTCCACGACCTCGGCGCGCACCTGATCGACCAGGCCATCCAGCTGTTCGGGCCGGTCGAAAAGAGCTACGGCGAGACGGCCAACCGGGGATC from Arthrobacter globiformis harbors:
- a CDS encoding amino acid ABC transporter ATP-binding protein; translated protein: MSLASNTANTAAENHTFHGSSLELRNLTMAYGDIEVLRNVSLTVAPGTTTCIIGPSGSGKSTLLRGVNRLHEPKSGDVLLARESALQVKPDILRARIGMVFQHFNLFPDHTALENVALALWSVKGMSKAEARERARRGLAEVGLAERADHRPRDLSGGQQQRVAIARALAMEPEVMLFDEATSALDPELVKGVLNLMAGLGKRGMTMLVVTHEMGFARKVADQVVFMDEGEVVEAGTPSQLFDNPRSERLQRFLSEVL
- a CDS encoding Gfo/Idh/MocA family protein, whose translation is MGNRTAAPIRTAVVGFGISGKVFHTPLVAADPNYSLDVIVTADPARAAEAARLYPQARIIPTPEAMFAQAGNLDLVILGTPPHTHFDLAAGAIAHGLHVVVDKPFVPTSAQGEDLIALASDGGVRLTVFQNRRWDADFLTLQRLLQESALGEVRTFESRFEWWRPEGFGNWRDSVSLAQGGGILHDLGAHLIDQAIQLFGPVEKSYGETANRGSDPEAADTEAFVSLLHGSGVRSRLWMNGMAAQVGPRFHVLGSEAGYTKWGLDGQEPALAAGMAPSDPAYGIDPQESWGLLGVDGAAGPVPAERGAYPEFYVQLAAALRGEGPLPVDPADSLEVLKVIEGIHALA